One window of Dechloromonas sp. ZY10 genomic DNA carries:
- a CDS encoding methyl-accepting chemotaxis protein: protein MKNNQPVTQREVPFPPNTYLVSRTDLKGSITYCNDAFVEISGFTRDELIGQSHNIVRHPDMPKAAFADLWQTVKSGTPWRGLVKNRCKNGDHYWVEAFVVPIKKNGQTTGYMSVRTPPSADRKAAAEALYKASGLDGKLPTTGRRILSLGARLWAAMAALVLMLILVGGLGLSEMSSTDDKLRLMYQQQLQPSNLVNRMMFLLSDNRSQIMLALQHDPGSPFVSMHDHPLDMHIQNTLNNRQEINTLLEELKKIPLSASQQALLAKFSETRERFSREGVNAAREQLKAGQFGAANLTLLQKINPLYGEMRKDGEALITALAKDAEQAYVAAEASYQQARNIDLGLLLAALAIAGIAGTLVSRSVVGSVRTAIGHFERISEGDLTENIDISGRDETGLLLCNLATMQATLKAMLDEISTASRSIDQRCDQLEHQMQQVSAQSFEQQASVESVAAATEEFSQSVQEVALNAQETAGAARASQEQVDRSNQNINQSMAATSRVVDAVHSSNATIEKLNQSIAKIGDMTQVIADIASQTNLLALNAAIEAARAGEQGRGFAVVADEVRKLAERTTTSTGDINSTVAEIQSVTAQAVHSMDLAAREVETGIDKLRASVEGLTDITASSRQVSDMAVHISDAATQQGTASAEVANSMQRVSDLINRNANSAQQAKQAADELLQTAAQLDRLIATFRLYR from the coding sequence TTGAAGAACAATCAGCCGGTCACCCAACGCGAAGTTCCCTTTCCTCCGAACACCTACCTGGTTTCCCGTACCGATCTCAAAGGCAGCATCACTTACTGCAACGATGCCTTTGTCGAGATTTCCGGCTTCACCCGTGACGAACTGATCGGTCAAAGCCACAACATCGTCCGCCACCCGGACATGCCCAAGGCCGCGTTTGCCGACCTCTGGCAAACCGTCAAATCCGGCACCCCCTGGCGCGGTCTGGTCAAGAACCGTTGCAAGAATGGCGACCACTACTGGGTCGAGGCATTTGTCGTGCCGATCAAGAAGAATGGCCAGACCACCGGTTACATGTCGGTACGCACGCCCCCCAGCGCAGACCGCAAGGCGGCCGCCGAAGCCCTCTACAAGGCAAGCGGACTGGACGGCAAGCTGCCGACCACCGGCCGCCGCATCCTGTCGCTGGGCGCCCGTCTGTGGGCCGCGATGGCGGCGCTGGTGCTGATGCTGATCCTGGTCGGAGGGCTTGGCCTCAGCGAGATGAGCAGCACCGACGACAAGCTGCGCTTGATGTATCAGCAGCAACTGCAGCCGTCGAACCTGGTCAACCGGATGATGTTCCTGCTTTCGGACAACCGCTCGCAGATCATGCTCGCGTTGCAGCACGACCCGGGCAGCCCGTTTGTCAGCATGCATGATCATCCGCTCGACATGCACATCCAGAACACGCTGAACAACCGCCAGGAAATCAACACCCTGCTCGAAGAGCTGAAAAAAATACCGCTGAGCGCCAGCCAACAGGCATTGCTCGCGAAGTTCAGCGAAACCCGCGAACGTTTTTCCCGCGAGGGGGTTAACGCTGCACGCGAACAGCTCAAGGCAGGGCAATTCGGCGCCGCCAACCTGACCCTGCTGCAGAAGATCAACCCGCTTTACGGTGAAATGCGCAAGGATGGCGAGGCCTTGATCACTGCATTGGCGAAGGACGCTGAACAGGCCTATGTCGCCGCCGAAGCATCCTACCAGCAAGCCCGCAATATCGATCTCGGCCTGCTCCTCGCGGCCTTGGCGATTGCCGGCATTGCCGGCACCCTGGTCAGCCGCAGCGTCGTCGGCTCGGTCCGTACCGCGATCGGCCATTTCGAGCGGATCAGCGAGGGCGACCTGACCGAAAACATCGACATCTCCGGACGCGACGAAACCGGCCTGCTGCTCTGCAACCTGGCCACCATGCAGGCGACACTGAAAGCCATGCTCGACGAGATCAGCACCGCCTCGCGCAGCATCGACCAGCGTTGCGACCAGCTGGAACACCAGATGCAGCAGGTTTCGGCGCAAAGCTTTGAACAGCAGGCGAGCGTCGAAAGCGTCGCCGCCGCCACTGAAGAGTTCAGCCAGTCGGTACAGGAAGTGGCGCTCAATGCGCAGGAGACGGCTGGCGCCGCCCGGGCCTCGCAAGAGCAGGTCGACCGCAGCAATCAGAACATCAACCAGAGCATGGCGGCGACCTCGCGCGTCGTCGATGCCGTGCATTCGTCGAATGCAACCATCGAAAAACTCAACCAGTCGATTGCCAAGATCGGCGACATGACCCAGGTGATTGCCGACATTGCCAGCCAGACCAACCTGCTCGCGCTCAATGCCGCAATCGAGGCCGCCCGGGCCGGCGAACAGGGGCGCGGCTTCGCGGTGGTGGCCGACGAGGTGCGCAAGCTGGCCGAACGCACCACCACCTCGACCGGCGACATCAACAGCACGGTTGCCGAAATCCAGTCGGTCACCGCGCAGGCGGTGCACAGCATGGACCTCGCCGCCCGCGAGGTCGAAACCGGGATCGACAAGCTGCGCGCCAGCGTCGAAGGGCTGACCGACATCACCGCATCGTCGCGC
- a CDS encoding HD-GYP domain-containing protein: MPARSMMIETKAARILVVDDEPANLKLLNKMLQTDGYENLELIDDPRNVLPLYRKARTDLILLDINMPYLDGFQVMEQLAALNDPLLPPIIILTAQARSEIMLRAFAAGARDFLGKPFDRYELLARVRNMLHAHMAHRFVHEQNSVLEDMVRARTRALQESQLEIVRRLGRASEYRDNETGAHIMRMSHIAELLAKACGMARDECELVLNASPMHDVGKIGISDLILLKPGRLSPEERTVMETHASIGADILASASGNKLLEMAHTIALSHHEKWDGSGYPNGLSGEAIPLVGRITAIADVFDALTSERPYKKAWPEAEAVAFMREQAGRHFDPTLIELFLGLLPEIAEIRQRFREERH; encoded by the coding sequence ATGCCTGCCCGCTCCATGATGATCGAAACCAAAGCCGCCCGCATCCTGGTCGTTGACGACGAGCCGGCCAATCTCAAGCTGCTCAACAAGATGCTGCAAACCGACGGCTACGAGAATCTCGAACTGATCGACGACCCGCGCAATGTGTTGCCGCTGTATCGCAAGGCACGCACCGACCTGATCCTGCTCGACATCAACATGCCCTATCTCGACGGATTTCAGGTGATGGAGCAACTGGCCGCGCTCAACGACCCGCTGCTACCACCGATCATCATCCTGACCGCCCAGGCACGCAGCGAGATCATGCTGCGTGCTTTCGCCGCCGGCGCCCGCGATTTCCTTGGCAAACCCTTTGACCGTTACGAATTGCTGGCCCGCGTCCGCAACATGCTGCACGCCCACATGGCCCACCGTTTCGTCCATGAGCAAAACAGCGTACTCGAAGACATGGTGCGGGCCCGCACCCGCGCCTTGCAGGAATCGCAGCTGGAAATCGTCCGCCGCCTCGGTCGCGCCTCGGAATATCGCGACAACGAAACCGGCGCCCACATCATGCGCATGAGCCACATTGCCGAACTGCTGGCCAAGGCCTGCGGCATGGCACGCGACGAATGCGAACTGGTACTCAACGCCAGCCCGATGCACGATGTCGGGAAAATCGGGATTTCCGACCTGATCCTGCTCAAACCAGGCCGCCTGAGTCCGGAAGAACGGACCGTCATGGAAACCCATGCAAGTATCGGCGCCGACATTCTGGCAAGTGCCAGCGGCAACAAACTGCTGGAGATGGCGCACACCATTGCCCTCTCCCATCATGAAAAATGGGACGGCAGCGGTTATCCCAACGGTCTGTCCGGGGAAGCAATCCCACTGGTTGGCCGCATTACCGCCATTGCCGATGTATTTGACGCGCTGACCTCCGAGCGGCCGTACAAAAAAGCCTGGCCGGAAGCCGAAGCGGTGGCCTTCATGCGCGAGCAGGCTGGGCGGCATTTCGACCCGACGTTGATTGAGCTGTTTCTTGGGCTGCTACCGGAAATTGCCGAAATCCGGCAACGCTTCCGCGAAGAGCGCCACTGA
- a CDS encoding IS256 family transposase produces the protein MAVARKAVPKELLDSLLADYRKPEDLIGENGLLKQLTKLLVEKALEAEMADHLGRGKNEPVGNPAGNTRNGKSRKTLKGEFGELPIEIPRDRHGTFEPQLIPKHQTRWTGFDDKILSLYARGMTVREIQSHLEEMYGAEVSPTLISSITDAVVDEAKAWQSRPLDSIYPIVYLDCIHVKVRDGSVRVKAVYLAIGLNLAGEKEVLGLWIAQTEGAKFWLQVVTELKNRGVQDIFIACVDGLKGFPEAIEAVYPHAAVQLCVVHMVRHSLNYVSWKMRKAVAADLRRIYTSATADEAEQMLGEFEDKWDDAYLPISQSWRRNWPRIIPFFDYPPEIRKVIYTTNAIESVNMSLRKITKNRGSFPSDEALMKLFYLALRNISQKWTLPIRDWKAALTRFTIQFEDRMNNL, from the coding sequence ATGGCCGTAGCAAGGAAAGCAGTACCCAAGGAGTTGCTGGACAGCCTGTTGGCTGACTATCGGAAGCCTGAAGACCTGATTGGCGAGAACGGCTTGCTCAAGCAGCTCACCAAGTTGCTGGTCGAGAAAGCGTTGGAAGCGGAGATGGCCGACCATCTCGGCCGCGGCAAGAATGAGCCGGTGGGGAATCCGGCGGGCAATACGCGTAACGGAAAGAGCCGTAAGACGCTCAAAGGGGAATTCGGCGAACTACCGATAGAAATTCCCCGCGACCGCCACGGCACCTTCGAGCCGCAGTTGATTCCCAAGCACCAGACCCGCTGGACGGGCTTCGACGACAAGATTCTGTCACTGTACGCTCGGGGCATGACGGTCCGCGAAATCCAGTCGCACCTGGAAGAGATGTATGGCGCCGAGGTCTCGCCAACACTGATTTCATCAATCACCGATGCCGTGGTTGATGAGGCCAAAGCCTGGCAGTCACGGCCGCTGGACAGCATCTACCCCATCGTTTATCTGGACTGCATCCACGTCAAAGTCAGGGATGGCAGCGTACGGGTCAAAGCCGTCTATCTGGCGATTGGACTCAACTTGGCCGGTGAGAAGGAAGTGCTGGGGCTGTGGATTGCCCAGACGGAAGGCGCCAAGTTCTGGTTGCAAGTCGTCACAGAACTCAAAAACCGGGGGGTGCAGGATATCTTCATTGCCTGCGTCGATGGCCTGAAGGGCTTTCCAGAGGCCATTGAAGCCGTTTATCCCCACGCCGCCGTTCAACTGTGCGTCGTCCATATGGTTCGGCATAGCCTGAACTACGTCTCATGGAAAATGCGCAAGGCTGTGGCCGCTGACCTCCGGCGGATTTACACCAGCGCTACTGCTGACGAAGCGGAGCAAATGCTCGGCGAATTCGAAGACAAATGGGACGATGCCTACCTGCCCATTAGCCAGTCCTGGCGCCGCAATTGGCCGCGAATCATCCCGTTCTTCGACTACCCGCCGGAAATACGTAAAGTCATCTACACGACCAATGCGATTGAGTCGGTGAACATGAGCCTGCGCAAAATCACCAAGAACCGAGGCTCGTTTCCTAGCGATGAGGCACTGATGAAATTGTTCTACCTGGCACTGCGCAACATCAGCCAGAAATGGACACTGCCTATTCGGGATTGGAAGGCAGCATTGACCCGATTTACTATCCAGTTCGAAGACCGGATGAACAACCTGTAA
- a CDS encoding LysR family transcriptional regulator translates to MNLRFVEAFVWVARLQSISRTAEKLFLTQSAVSSRISALEEELGAPLIDRRDRVFRLTNAGNRFLNYAERFLALQLDLKRELGTPEQMPLSLRVGGIETVLHTWLIPLMESLKGEYPKIEFELNVEMTHVLNEQVRRGSLDLVFSASPAIGQGIANEALAPMEMTLVGPASLDETHPLSISALLNTELLTFQRGSQPHVALLESLGNAGISEKRVHTISSISALVKLVESGFGLATLPRAAALELCKRHNITLLASELQFQPLPLYANYWSNPGSPELDEAIARALVFAKARA, encoded by the coding sequence GTGAATCTGCGTTTCGTCGAAGCCTTTGTCTGGGTCGCCCGTCTGCAGAGCATTTCGCGCACGGCGGAAAAGCTGTTCCTGACGCAATCCGCCGTTTCCAGCCGGATCAGCGCCCTGGAAGAAGAGCTGGGCGCACCGCTGATTGACCGCCGCGACCGGGTATTCCGCCTGACCAACGCCGGCAACCGTTTTCTCAACTATGCTGAACGCTTCCTAGCGCTACAGCTCGACCTCAAGCGCGAGCTCGGCACACCTGAGCAGATGCCGCTGTCGCTGCGCGTCGGCGGCATCGAGACGGTATTGCACACCTGGCTCATTCCGCTCATGGAATCGCTGAAGGGCGAGTACCCGAAAATCGAATTCGAACTCAATGTCGAAATGACTCATGTGCTGAACGAACAGGTCCGTCGCGGCAGCCTCGACCTGGTTTTCTCGGCCTCGCCAGCCATTGGCCAGGGAATCGCCAACGAGGCCCTAGCACCCATGGAAATGACTCTAGTCGGGCCTGCCAGCCTGGATGAAACGCATCCCCTGAGCATCTCGGCCTTGCTCAATACCGAACTGCTAACCTTCCAGCGCGGTTCGCAACCTCATGTCGCCTTACTCGAATCGCTAGGCAATGCCGGGATCAGCGAAAAGCGCGTGCATACCATTTCGTCCATCTCGGCGCTGGTCAAGCTAGTGGAAAGCGGCTTCGGCCTGGCCACCCTGCCCCGCGCAGCAGCACTGGAACTTTGCAAGCGCCACAACATCACACTGCTTGCCAGCGAACTCCAGTTTCAGCCCTTGCCGCTCTACGCCAACTACTGGAGCAACCCCGGCTCGCCCGAACTGGACGAAGCCATCGCCCGTGCATTGGTCTTCGCGAAAGCGAGGGCATAG
- a CDS encoding putative hydro-lyase: MTTETSAAPTQLIAKTGLEARLAIRSGRWSGHTSGAAPHFVQGNVVILPAALANDFLRFCQRNPKPCPLLAVSEPGAPGLPRLGADLDIRTDVPRYRVWRQGELVDEVTDIGALWRDDLVTFVIGCSFSFEQPLIDAGIPLRHIEQGRNVAMYRTNIQTVPAGPFRGPMVVSMRPMTPANAIRAVQVTARVPAVHGAPVHLGDPALIGIADLAKPDFGDAVDILPGEMPVYWACGVTPQAVVMEAKPDFCITHAPGAMLVTDLLDSELAF; encoded by the coding sequence ATGACGACAGAGACTTCTGCTGCGCCGACGCAGCTGATCGCCAAGACCGGCCTTGAGGCCCGTCTGGCCATTCGTTCCGGCCGCTGGTCGGGACATACCAGCGGTGCCGCACCGCATTTCGTCCAGGGCAACGTGGTCATCCTGCCCGCCGCCCTGGCCAACGACTTCCTCCGCTTCTGCCAGCGCAATCCCAAGCCGTGCCCGCTGCTCGCCGTTTCCGAGCCGGGCGCCCCGGGCCTGCCGCGCCTGGGCGCAGATCTCGACATCCGCACCGATGTGCCGCGCTACCGCGTCTGGCGCCAGGGCGAACTGGTCGACGAAGTGACCGACATCGGCGCCCTTTGGCGTGACGATCTGGTGACCTTCGTCATCGGCTGCTCCTTCTCCTTCGAGCAGCCGCTGATCGATGCCGGCATCCCCTTGCGTCACATCGAACAGGGTCGGAATGTGGCGATGTACCGGACCAATATCCAGACGGTACCGGCCGGTCCCTTCCGCGGCCCGATGGTGGTCTCGATGCGGCCGATGACGCCGGCCAACGCCATCCGCGCCGTCCAGGTCACGGCCCGCGTGCCGGCCGTGCATGGTGCGCCGGTGCACCTCGGCGATCCGGCATTGATCGGCATCGCCGACCTGGCCAAGCCGGATTTCGGCGACGCGGTCGACATCCTGCCCGGCGAGATGCCCGTCTATTGGGCTTGTGGCGTGACGCCGCAGGCGGTGGTCATGGAGGCCAAACCCGATTTCTGCATTACCCATGCGCCCGGCGCGATGCTGGTGACCGACCTGTTGGACAGCGAACTGGCTTTTTAA
- a CDS encoding Glu/Leu/Phe/Val dehydrogenase → MENTTKIPSYLSRESLGPWETYLVQIDRVEPYLDKALLPWVETLTRPKRSLIVDVPIRLDNGVIAHYEGYRVQHSLSRGPGKGGIRFHPEVTLTEVMALSAWMTIKNAVVNVPYGGAKGGIRVDPKKLSVEELERLTRRYASEINILIGPDKDIPAPDINTNEQVMAWFMDTYSVNQGKTTTGVVTGKPVSLGGSLGRHDATGRGVFICTVEATRHLGISIAGARVSVQGFGNVGEAAARLFADAGAKVVAIQDETGSIHNRHGLDVRKVRQHRLATGSLAGAPDSETIGSDQFWSCEVDILVAAALENQITEKNAPSIRARIVAEGANGPTTPAADLILKERDVLVIPDVLANAGGVTVSYFEWVQDISAFFWSEDEINARLDKIMRDAFAAVWDAAQSKGILLRTAAFVLGCERVLQARKLRGLYP, encoded by the coding sequence ATGGAAAACACCACCAAGATTCCGTCCTACCTGTCCCGGGAATCGCTCGGGCCGTGGGAAACCTACCTGGTCCAGATCGACCGCGTCGAACCCTACCTCGACAAGGCCCTGCTGCCCTGGGTCGAAACCCTGACCCGGCCGAAGCGCTCGTTGATCGTCGATGTCCCGATCCGTCTCGACAACGGCGTCATCGCCCACTACGAGGGCTATCGCGTCCAGCACAGCCTGTCGCGCGGTCCGGGCAAGGGCGGCATCCGCTTTCACCCGGAGGTCACGCTCACCGAAGTCATGGCGCTGTCGGCCTGGATGACGATCAAGAACGCCGTGGTCAATGTGCCTTACGGCGGGGCCAAGGGCGGCATCCGGGTCGATCCGAAAAAGCTGTCGGTCGAGGAGCTGGAACGCCTGACCCGGCGCTACGCCAGCGAGATCAACATCCTGATCGGGCCGGACAAGGACATCCCGGCACCGGACATCAACACCAACGAACAGGTCATGGCCTGGTTCATGGATACCTACTCGGTCAACCAGGGCAAGACGACGACCGGTGTGGTGACCGGCAAGCCGGTTTCGCTCGGCGGCAGCCTCGGGCGTCACGATGCGACGGGGCGCGGCGTGTTCATCTGCACCGTCGAGGCAACCAGGCACCTGGGCATATCCATTGCCGGTGCCCGTGTATCGGTACAAGGTTTCGGCAACGTCGGCGAAGCTGCCGCACGACTGTTCGCCGATGCCGGGGCCAAGGTGGTGGCCATTCAGGACGAAACCGGCTCCATCCATAACCGGCATGGCCTCGATGTGCGCAAGGTCCGCCAGCATCGCCTGGCGACGGGCAGCCTGGCCGGCGCGCCGGATTCCGAAACGATAGGCAGCGACCAGTTCTGGTCCTGCGAGGTGGACATCCTGGTCGCCGCCGCCCTGGAAAACCAGATCACCGAGAAAAATGCGCCGTCCATTCGCGCCCGGATCGTCGCAGAAGGCGCCAACGGACCGACAACTCCAGCTGCCGACCTGATCCTGAAGGAACGCGATGTGCTGGTCATTCCCGACGTGCTGGCCAACGCTGGTGGCGTGACCGTCAGCTATTTCGAATGGGTGCAGGACATCAGCGCCTTCTTCTGGTCCGAAGACGAGATCAATGCCCGTCTCGACAAGATCATGCGCGATGCCTTCGCCGCAGTCTGGGATGCCGCGCAAAGCAAGGGTATCCTGTTGCGGACTGCCGCCTTTGTGCTGGGTTGCGAGCGGGTTCTCCAGGCCCGCAAGCTGCGCGGCCTCTATCCCTGA
- the pxpB gene encoding 5-oxoprolinase subunit PxpB has protein sequence MTADSSVLPVRLLSVGDTAWTVEFGSIIDPAIHGRVLGFCSLLDTLSGDGRLDGVVEWVPTFRSVTVHFNPEQADAMALHDRLGELATKSGILSAAGCRWHIPVCFDAECAPDLADVAQAKGMTPEAVVQLLTDSVFSVYMLGFLPGFPYLGGVPEVLDMPRLASPRKVVPSRSIAIAGRMCAAYPWESPGGWRLLGRTPIRLFDAANARRPALLAPGDQVVWEAIDSASYAELEHACAAGDFDLSSLMREGGA, from the coding sequence ATGACCGCAGATTCCTCCGTTTTGCCCGTTCGCCTGCTCAGCGTTGGCGATACCGCCTGGACCGTCGAGTTCGGATCGATCATCGATCCGGCCATCCACGGCCGGGTGCTCGGCTTCTGCAGCCTGCTCGATACCTTGTCCGGCGACGGGCGCCTGGACGGTGTCGTCGAATGGGTGCCGACCTTCCGCTCGGTGACGGTCCATTTCAACCCGGAGCAGGCCGATGCCATGGCCTTGCATGATCGGCTGGGCGAACTGGCCACCAAGAGCGGCATCCTGTCGGCCGCCGGCTGCCGCTGGCACATCCCGGTTTGCTTCGATGCCGAGTGCGCACCGGATCTGGCCGACGTCGCACAGGCCAAGGGCATGACGCCGGAGGCGGTCGTCCAGTTGCTGACCGACAGCGTGTTTTCGGTCTACATGCTCGGCTTCCTGCCCGGTTTTCCGTACCTGGGCGGCGTTCCCGAAGTTCTCGATATGCCCCGCCTGGCCAGTCCGCGCAAGGTGGTACCGTCCCGTTCGATCGCCATCGCCGGGAGGATGTGCGCCGCTTACCCGTGGGAAAGCCCGGGCGGCTGGCGCCTGTTGGGGCGTACGCCGATTCGCCTGTTCGATGCGGCCAATGCGCGCCGTCCGGCCTTGCTTGCACCGGGCGATCAGGTGGTCTGGGAAGCCATCGATTCGGCCTCCTATGCCGAACTGGAGCACGCCTGCGCTGCTGGAGATTTCGATCTGAGCAGCCTGATGCGCGAAGGAGGGGCGTGA
- a CDS encoding biotin-dependent carboxyltransferase family protein → MAAIVEVTEAGLAVTIQDRGRYGYRNIGVPVSGALDPCLMTAANALLGNDPDAAVLEVCLGGPSLKALSGTVRISLAGEITAQVVNTCGRVLKVEPWQTATLFPGDIVRIGSIARGVGYVGISGGFQVPQQLSSRSTYLRARLGGVDGRALATGDRLQCDPLTGNPWVEACGTLHWTVETGPIRVLLGPQDDYFTPEALAAFLGTPYRITRNMDRMGIRLDGVKLTHNDLGAEIVSDGVAPGSIQVPANGQPIVLMADCQTSGGYPKIATVIRADLARLAHVRPGDEVQFVAVDHAQAAAALREQAQLVGRWCESLGTFRPPGVIDEAALYEGNLISGAIRGDELAWYSV, encoded by the coding sequence ATGGCTGCTATCGTCGAAGTCACCGAAGCCGGCCTCGCCGTTACCATCCAGGATCGTGGCCGCTACGGCTATCGCAATATCGGCGTGCCGGTTTCCGGGGCGCTCGATCCCTGCCTGATGACGGCGGCCAACGCCTTGCTCGGCAACGATCCGGATGCCGCAGTCCTTGAAGTCTGCCTGGGCGGTCCCTCGCTCAAGGCTCTGTCCGGTACGGTACGCATCTCGCTGGCTGGAGAGATCACGGCTCAGGTGGTCAATACCTGCGGCCGAGTACTCAAGGTAGAACCCTGGCAGACGGCAACGCTGTTCCCCGGTGATATCGTCCGCATCGGCAGCATCGCGCGTGGCGTCGGCTATGTCGGCATATCCGGCGGCTTCCAGGTGCCGCAGCAACTGAGCAGTCGTTCGACCTACCTGCGGGCGCGGCTCGGCGGCGTTGACGGGCGGGCGCTGGCTACTGGCGACCGCCTGCAATGCGATCCGCTGACCGGCAACCCCTGGGTGGAAGCCTGCGGAACGCTGCACTGGACGGTTGAGACGGGGCCCATCCGGGTGTTGCTCGGGCCGCAAGACGATTACTTCACGCCGGAAGCACTGGCTGCCTTTCTCGGCACGCCCTACCGCATTACCCGCAACATGGACCGCATGGGCATACGCCTCGACGGGGTGAAACTGACCCACAACGACCTCGGTGCGGAAATCGTCTCGGATGGCGTCGCGCCGGGCTCGATCCAGGTTCCGGCCAACGGCCAGCCCATCGTGTTGATGGCCGATTGCCAGACCTCTGGCGGCTATCCCAAGATCGCAACGGTCATCCGCGCCGATCTGGCGCGACTGGCACATGTCCGGCCGGGAGACGAGGTGCAGTTCGTCGCCGTTGATCATGCCCAGGCAGCGGCTGCATTGCGCGAGCAGGCCCAGCTGGTCGGCCGCTGGTGCGAGAGTCTCGGAACTTTCCGTCCGCCCGGCGTGATCGACGAGGCGGCACTTTACGAAGGCAACCTGATCAGCGGTGCCATTCGCGGCGACGAACTGGCCTGGTATTCGGTATAA
- a CDS encoding glutathione S-transferase family protein → MLHLYDRETSGNSYKVRLLLAFLRIPYDRTFVPLQNGKNQVDLSYFELNPRGQIPTLMDGASTLWGSTAALCYVASKYDASRTWLPREPLQFAEVMQWLELAQNEIQSGLFMARAITSFGYPGNLDEAKAKATTALQTLEWRLAKNSWLVGSTPTIADIACFPYVALANEGRVDVSPYPGISAWLYSVKSIPNFVPMPGL, encoded by the coding sequence ATGCTTCACCTTTACGACCGTGAAACCTCTGGCAACTCCTACAAAGTTCGGCTTCTGCTGGCCTTCTTGAGAATTCCGTACGACAGAACTTTCGTTCCCTTGCAAAATGGAAAGAATCAAGTTGATCTCAGCTATTTCGAGCTAAATCCTCGTGGACAAATACCTACGCTGATGGATGGAGCCTCGACGCTCTGGGGGTCGACAGCCGCTCTTTGCTATGTCGCGTCTAAATACGATGCGTCACGAACTTGGTTGCCGCGAGAGCCTCTTCAGTTCGCTGAGGTAATGCAATGGCTTGAATTGGCACAGAACGAAATTCAGTCTGGCCTCTTCATGGCTCGCGCAATCACTAGCTTTGGCTATCCAGGCAATCTCGACGAGGCCAAAGCAAAAGCGACTACGGCACTTCAAACACTGGAGTGGCGGCTTGCCAAGAACTCATGGCTCGTCGGATCCACTCCGACCATTGCCGACATTGCTTGTTTCCCGTACGTCGCCCTTGCTAATGAGGGGCGAGTCGACGTTTCACCCTATCCCGGGATAAGTGCATGGCTGTATTCGGTCAAGTCAATCCCCAATTTCGTTCCAATGCCGGGGCTATGA
- a CDS encoding LamB/YcsF family protein, whose product MKINLNADLGESYGAWVMGNDADMLPLVGSANLACGFHGGDPLVMRQTLQLARRNGVSVGAHPSYPDLQGFGRRRMVMALDELEAAILYQIAALDGMARAEGMRVSHVKPHGALNNAACADRALADSVVRAIRAYDPAMILLAPALSELCAAGHAAGQPVVEEIFADRAYMDDGQLVPRSRLDAMVHGAEASYAHVRRMLDEGAIVSVNGKRLPCRIGSICVHGDGAEAVATARYLRERLAAEGCRLVALPELCD is encoded by the coding sequence ATGAAGATCAACCTCAACGCCGATCTCGGCGAAAGCTACGGTGCCTGGGTCATGGGCAACGATGCCGACATGCTGCCGCTGGTCGGCTCGGCCAATCTGGCTTGCGGCTTCCATGGCGGCGACCCGCTGGTCATGCGCCAGACCCTGCAACTGGCCAGGCGCAACGGCGTCAGTGTTGGCGCCCATCCGTCCTACCCCGACCTGCAGGGCTTCGGCAGGCGCCGCATGGTCATGGCGCTGGATGAACTGGAGGCGGCCATCCTGTACCAGATCGCCGCGCTGGACGGCATGGCGCGGGCCGAAGGCATGCGGGTGAGCCATGTCAAGCCGCATGGTGCCCTGAACAACGCGGCCTGCGCGGACCGGGCGCTGGCTGACTCGGTGGTTCGGGCCATCCGCGCATACGATCCGGCGATGATCCTCCTCGCTCCGGCACTATCGGAACTGTGTGCGGCAGGCCATGCCGCCGGGCAGCCCGTCGTCGAGGAGATTTTCGCTGACCGGGCCTACATGGATGACGGGCAGCTGGTTCCTCGCAGTCGCCTGGATGCCATGGTTCATGGTGCAGAAGCCAGCTATGCCCACGTCCGGCGCATGCTCGATGAGGGTGCCATCGTCAGCGTGAACGGCAAGCGCCTGCCTTGCCGGATCGGCAGCATCTGCGTCCATGGCGATGGGGCGGAGGCCGTGGCCACCGCGCGCTATCTGCGCGAACGCCTGGCGGCCGAGGGCTGCAGGCTGGTTGCCTTGCCCGAGCTGTGTGACTGA